The Hydra vulgaris chromosome 14, alternate assembly HydraT2T_AEP genome includes the window CCGTGTAAAATAATGGTAAAGATTATTAAGGAAAATATAAccaaatatcttgaaaaaacaGGCCGCATCTCACATGATTAAAAcgaatttatttctaaaaaaggaAAGACTACTTCACAAATTAAAAGCGTATGGAATCAATGGCAATGTTTCTAAATGAGTTGAATCACTTTTGATTAGTATAAACCAGCAAATATTTTTAGGTGGAACTCTATAGCGATTGGACTGATGTTCTTAGCGGAGTTTCACAAGGGTTTGTTATTGGTccaacattatttaaaatctatataaaaaattaaacgataaaaatgtttcataaaacCTACGCTAATCACACTAAActgtaacaaaaaataagacCTGAGTTTCATGATGCTGATTGTCTGGTTCACAGAATGTTCAAAGGAATggctaataaaaaatgaatgataTGTGAAATTATGCACCTTGGTTATGGAAATTGTAATAATGAATCTGAAATCGAGAGAGCTAGGTATCTTTATATCCAATAGTCTAAAATAGAATTAACACGTACAGATTGCAACAGGTAAAGTAAATAAGATACTTGGCCGATTAAGTGGCGTTCCTCATGGCTTGGTTTTAGGCCCATTCTTTTTCTGAACTTTCATAAATGACCTGCCGGACAGCATTACTAATCATATGAATCTGTATGCCGACCACAGTAAAATCAATGGCATAATTAAAAATGAGTCGGACAACATCACTCTCCAAGCTCAAATTGACAGAGCAGTTGAATAGTCACATATTTGGCTCATGCATTTCAACGTTGAgaaatgcaaagtaatgcatATTGGCGCATATAACAAGTCAACGCACGGATACTCAACGGCTAAAGTTAACGTAGTCCACTCGAAAAGACTGTAGTCGAACAAAACCTTAGCAAATAAAATGCTAGAGCaactcaaaaaaatactttgcagtagcaatttttgtttttggcatACACTGTATCTCATTTACATTTTCCCCTATCTTCAGTCTGCTGTCCAAACTCATAGCGGTTGCCGAGTTTAAAGCCCAACATAGCCATCTTCGAGCAAGTCCACCATCGAGTAACAAAACAATATAACCTATTAAACATCTGTCATATATAAATCGATTCTAAAAATACTTCTAGAGTGCCTAACAACCTTGAAGAACGCCGTAAAAGAGCAGACCTTATcgattaatttaaaattacgtgTCAAATCGAACTTGTCAGTTTTTTAGTCACAAGAAACTTTCAAATAGtaaagcaaagttttttttgagaGGGTATAACGATAAGCTAGATCATAACcttttttcaaatagagttGTTGTCCCACGAAATGCGCTTTCCCAAACCGCTCCATTAACCAATGCTTTCATAGACAGCAtaacaaattaacttttagaGACACAATTACTGCTTTCTCTGTAACGTCTgtgttttcatttttgtaaacatagAGGAACCTGGTGTAGCATCTCTTCACCAAACTAGaaacagatttattttgtttatattattatatacaccAAACTATATAtagatttgttttttgattactAAATGAAaggaaattatatatatatatatatatatatatatatatatatatatatatatatatatatatatatatatatatatatatatatatatatatattatatatatatatattaaaatatattaaatgaaagaatacaactttataatgaaacttaaagtttcatgccatttGGCAATCATCAACgatattattcaaatataaaataaaaactgttataaaaaatacaaatttagcgtTGCAACGGCATTTGACGTCAAGTGTACTTGATACGATATTTGCTAATCGCCGGAATCAAAGTtagaaagtaaaatttttttcctatgcCTACAAGCAGAAATCAAGATTAGtatctttttaattatgttccactTAATTATAGGCATGTTACCTGCGTCTTTATGTCTCCAGATTTCCTTGGAAAGTTCTGTATTATTTCTATACCTAGTTACATTAAATGATTTAAGGTGGTTTACAAATCTGAGCTTAAATGCGTTTTCACTAATACCGATGTAAGATTTTTCGGTAAGACTGGGATTAGGTGATGCTAAAGTGGCTTTATATACAACGTTTTTTGATAGACATTCGTTATTTAACGGGCATGCAGTTTTCTTAATGCAGTTGCAATTTATATCATTAGCGGTGAGTTTGTTGCGCAAAATTTGTTGGTTGTGTGAATTAATAATAGATCGAATATTTGGCATGCAGCTGTAACTAACTTTTATTGTGTTTCTGTTGAAAATTGTGTGGAGCTTATGATGTAATGGAAAATGCAAGTCAATTAAGTTAAAGAAAAGGTGTCTAATTTTTGTTACCACATTTTTACTGAAAGGAGGATTAAAccatattatatttctttttcgtttATTAGTATTAGAAATATTTAGATTCGAATGATATTGGAGATTGGTGTGAAATCTAGACTTTTCTAATGCGTCTTTGTAAATAGGAGcagacttttgaaaaaatattttgcttgaaGAATTGGAAGATAATCTATGTTCAATTGAGTTTGGtaattgtttaaaatgcttGGTGGATGGTTGGAACTAGCATGGATATAATTTAGCGTACTATCAGGTTTATGGTAACAAAaagactattttaaaattataatatataattttgatatttatactcattatttttatttgtttactatcttttttttttagcataattaacaattttaaatcaaaatccattttattttttaattggttggggtaatattgtttcaaattccaaaaattaaaaaacgtaacactatataatataaagtttctGCTTTTCGGAAAATTGTTCCGAATTAcatgaaaaaacataaattgataaatagataaattgataaactcattattatgaaaatagcatttattaatataattaactgctattttaaaatatatttaattgacaAATGAAAGTTGTTGTAATTGCTGAATGAATAATAAATgcggtaatttttttttgattttctttgtaaatatagagtaaaaaaaatatacatctaTTATTGTTCTAATCTTGAATACAGTTTGTTAACATTGTTGAACAATTGTTTTAATCTTGACTACTGTTTATTAACATTGTTGAAATATATCATTATCCTAATCTTTCCAACACTTTATTGagattgaaaatatatttttattctaatatatattattgctgtAATCTTGACAACTGCATGTAAACATCATTGAAGTACATAATATACTGTATAttccaagaaaagaaaaaaatacgtACCCTGATCTTCAACTTAAAACCGccgaaaaaagaaaatttttactttctaaCTTTGATTCCGGCGATTAGCAAATATCGGATCACGTACACTTGACGTCAAATGCCGTTGCAacgctaaatttgtattttttataacggtttttattttatatttgaataatatcGCTGATGATTGCCAAATCATTTGGCaaatggcatgaaactttaagtttcattataaagttgtattttttcatttaaaatattttaatattacttgatctattgttttcaaaaagatATTGATCACTCTTAAACAGACGAGAGTTGTATTTCCAGCAGtatacaacatttataaatatatatatatatatatatatatatatatatatatatatatatatatatatatatatatatatatatatatatatatatatatatatatatatatatatatgtatatgtatgtatatatataattaattatgtaataacTGTAATTATTTTGCAACCAGAAAGTTGCATCAACTAcatcagaaaataaaaaattagtcatCAAAAGTATTCTTTAGAATTTAGTCtggtcatttgtttttataactttttaaaaggtaCTAATTTTTATGTCTGCATAGTCTATGCAGACTTTTACAATTTAATGCAAAATTATGggcttttataattctttcaatattttttggacAGCTATAGCTTACTTTAatagtgtttctgttaaaaattttgtgcaatTTATTAGAGGGAGGGAAATGTTTgtctactaattttaaaaaggcATTTTCAATATTTGTCGAAACATTTTTGCTCTACGGAgggttgaaccaaattatatttctatttttattttgctttttttgcaatttttgtttcaatttttggctcgaaatttttaaatccgCTTTTTTAAAGAGCATCTTTGTACATACGTTTGGAAGAGTTGAGAATATTTTCATAAGAAGAGTTTTGATTAGTCTATTGTTAATTGtttagtgtttttactaatttatatatgtttatatatatatatatatatatatatatatatatatatatatatatatatatatatatatattaaccgGTGTTTAAGATACCagggtttatatatatatatatatatatatatatatatatatatatatatatatatatatatatatatatattaaccgGTGTTTAAGATACCagggtttatatatatatatatatatatatatatatatatatatatatatatatatatatatatatatatatatatatatatatgtatatatatttatatatgtatatatatatgtatatatatatataatatatatatatatataatatatatatatatatatatacatatatatatatatatatatatatatatatatatatatatatatatatatatatatatatatatatatatatatatatacatatacatacacccTGGTATCTTAAACACcggttaatatatatatatatatatatatatatatatatatgcatatatatatatatatatatatatatatatatatatatatatatatatatatatatatatatatatatatatatatattatatatatatatatacacaccctGGTATCTTAAACACTGGTTAACTCAAACTTTTGTTATCTTTAACTCATAAAGTTAGAATAAAAGGGTTCTACTTctccattttttaatgttaagagaatttaacttttgataattttaaatggaaaattaatgtcattaataaaaacagaaaattaagCTTTTTTACTACGAACATTGGAAGATAAACCTTTCAATTCTCATCTACCAATATGCTATTTTTTCTTATACcattttatattacttaataaaaaataaataatgtgtgttctaagcaatcaattTAACAAGCTtgatattttaatcttttaatttaacaaatctaacaaatttttacttttgattttaaaatttaagagagtataacaaatttttttaaattttttcaacattacaAAAGGGAGATAGAACCCTATTATTCTAACGTCAAGGACTGTAAGAGGTCAAGTTATTTGTGtttaactgtatttatatatacgtatatatatataaacatgtatatatatatatatatatttatattatatatatttatatacatatatatatatatatttatatacatatatatatatatatttatatatatatatatatatatgttaatataaatatatatatatatatatattatatatatatatatatatatttatatatatatatatataaatatacataatatatgtatatgtatgtatgtatatgtatatataatatatgtatatgtatgtatatatacatatatgtatatacactaGTGGCCATTGAATTAAAGCCACTTGATGATTTTGCTGTAAAAtgaaatatgtataaaaaagtaAGAACAACGTCATGCCGTTCGGTTTGTTTATATATGACgtcattattatttatgttatgcATATTATACACATGTTTGGCttagtatttaattaaatttcatgaTTTCTTGCTGAAAAACTATAATGTTGTTATTGCTTATTTTAGTGTGATAATGGGGAAAAAGCCAGATATTAATGATTTTGTCAAGGGGCAAATTGTAACATTGAATGCTCAGCGTTATTCTCAGCGTGATATTGCAAAGAAACTGAAGATTTCTAGAGGTGCCGTTGAGAATGTTTTAAGATCTGGAGGTATTTCACGACGTTCCAACTGCAAGGGAGTACGAAAAACAAATCATTGCGATGATCGTTATTTGAAGAGCATTGTTGTGTCTAGTCTGCATACTTCTTCTGCACGCGTTGCAAGCCTAGCTAGTGACAGGGGTGTTCAAGTGAGTGCTAGGACTGTTAGGAGACGTCTGTCAAATGACTTTTTTCTTGTAGCTCGCAGACCAGCGAAGAAACCTCTAATCACGAAACAACAACTCCTCCAGCGATTGAAGTTTTGCCGTGCGATGAAAGACAAGTCAAGGGAGTGGTGGGAGAGAGTCATGTTCACAGATGAAAGTACCTTTCAGCAGCTACGAGGCATTGGTTACAATTATGTCAGCCGTCCTGCCTCTCACCGATTCAATCCCAAATACACCATCAAAACTGTCAAACATCCATTAAGCGTCATGATCTGGGGTGGCATCACAGCAAGTGGTCGGTGTGGACTGCACATCTTTAATAAAGGGGAAAAGGTCAATGTTAAAAAGTACTTGGAGGTTCTTGAAAGTAAGCTTCAAATCCACATGAACATCTCAGGAGCAACAATTATGCAACAAGACTCAGCCCCTTGTCACACCGCAAAGATTGTCCAAAAGTGGTTTTCAGACAACAACATTGAACTTCTTTTTAATTGGCCATCAAATTCACCTGATCTAAATGTGATTGAAAATTGTTGGCAAATTATGAAAAGGAAAGTTGCTGCACATCGTCCTACATCAGAAAAAGACCTGAAAGAGGTTTTGAAGTGTGTGTGGACAACATAAATAACACCGGAATACTGTAGAACACTTGTTCATAGCATGCCTGATCGCATAAATGCTGTGCTTAATAATAAAGGATATCCTGTGAATTACTGACTTTTATTCATCGTTTGAGCTAGAACTTTATTCAGTGTATTGTAAGGTTAAAACTGCATTTGATAATATGCCTGCTAGACCTTGTTGCTAGAGTAAACTGTGTATTTTCCGAAAATTTGCTGCTGGCTTTATTTCAATGACCACTAGtgtaattatatacatttatgtgtatataaatacactTAATTACAGATATCTTGGCCCTCCAGAGGACCAAGGAAAACGGTTCAACTAAACGAATGTTTGACTTGAGCGATGTATAACTGCCTCCAAGGTTTGtgttatgtatgtgtatatgcgTTGATGTATGATGTTGATGtataatatatctttattcAAAAAGGTTGATATCTTGGTCAATAATGAAGTAAATAAGGCACGAATCAGTAATGAGTTGTTCTTTACCCACTATTGATCACTTAATGTTCACATTCGCTTGCGAACAATGTGAagtataatatttgtaaaatgtacaaatttctttaaaaatatttttatttagatgcaaTTACTGgatgttcttaaataaaaagacaattCACAAAGATATAATTTAGACTGTTTGAAGTTTACACCCTATTGATTGGATCGTGGAAAACGTGCATCAAATCAAAATGAGCCTGATGACAgaaaacgataaaaaaacatatgaaTTTGATATTGATGATGAAGATAACGATATCATGATTTTATTAAGatcgttttgaaaataattttaattttgtataagtttttgttctaaaaatgcataaattatttttttggttttatttgctttCAATAATTGCTTTTCAATTTCTATAAATTAGTTACCTGCGTTAAAAAAATAGTACATGGCAGGTTATTTCTAATACTGTTACAACAgttagtattataatataaaattaactaataatactactaataataataagcgAAAGCTGTAACAATTGAGAACAAGATGTGCAGTACAATAGCAAAAGATATTGTACTGCACATCTAAGACAGCTATTATAAGTTTATGAAGAATTATTGTTTCTTTTCGTACTCACAACAAcacaatatacaaaaaataaatgttttttcggATTGAAAGAGTCGCGGCGCAAAAAGCTGTATTGTTAAGGTTTATAAACTCGTATATAAGTTAGTTGAATCAACGCTAAATCGACGCTAatctaacgttgatttttggtttattttcaacgttgatctaacatttggtttcaacgttgatttgcGTTTCCattttaaccaaaaatcaaccatttttcaaccataaatttcaacgttgttttaacATTGTTTGTGCTTGCTGGGATATTGTTGTTTTCAGAGAAACGCTACacatcatttaataaaaactaatttttttcaatattgttgtATAGGCTGCTTTAACCATCCATATTTAACATACTTTGCTCCCAAGATTTAGACAAGTTTTATGCGTAAtgaatattatatttggtaataaatattattattcataatattattatttattatacgcTTTAATAATTATCAAACCATTACAACGGCCGTGCTTTAaactgatataatttttttcacttatcaactgtttttattctattaatttttttattttgatcgtaatctgctattttattttaatatttgttttttaaagtttactaaaaaatacttTGGGAATTGGGAATTGATTTTAATGACTAATgacattacttttttaaatttgttaaaatttaaagtgatttatttacattgttttatgtttgaagtaatttattgtattattattacaccgatcagtaaattttttttgatgatgatCTAGTCAGACAAAGCTGTAAGTTCTCCGACAATTACTTTAACAATTGCTCCGCTAACTTCTATTACAATGTTTTTTGCTGCGTCAATAACAATTCTTTTAAGGTTTTGAAGAGCATCCATTACTTGTGGCTTGGTTTGTTCAATAACTTTCATTGTGGCATCTTTAATTGCACCTCCTAATTTTCCGACAGCCGATTGTACTTTTGCCCAAACTAAtcaataaagataatataattataactattaataaaaaattttgttaaaaattcaaCTCAAAGATATGATCACAACAAACacttaaaagttaaacaaacacatctttttcaaaaaatgaaacaagaatCATTACTGTCTGAAATTGCTCTTTTGACGATCGGTTGATCCTTGTTTATCTCTACTATAGCTGAAGTAAAATCGAGTTCTGCAGTCTTTTCTGCTGACTCAATTTTGCTAATTGCTGCtggtgttattttattttttaatttatcaattatatTGTGAACTTTGTTTCGGATGTTTAtccaaactaaaaataatatagtttatggTCACTGGTTGTGTCATACATATTTGGAAAAGATTTTCTACTTGCATAAAACATGGTCATACTTAAATCTGAAATAAAGGTTTGTAAAAACTAACCTTCTGTATTTATTGGTAACAAATTAATCAATTCCCCTAGTTTGTCTGCAAGCAAATCAAGTCGATTATGGTAACGGTCAAGAAGTTGAACAACAGAATTTCTGACAATTGCATTGGCATTTTTAAAAGCgtcaagaattttattttttgtctcgAGCCAAGacgctataaatatatatatatatatatatatatatatatatatatatatatatatatatatatatatatatatttattacaatatatatatatatatattgtaaattaccTACCATCAGAATATGAGAATGGAGTTGCTATGGCTTTTAAAAAAccttcttgtactttttttgcaAGATCAACAAAATCAATGGTGTCAGCGACTTGTAGATTTTCTAAACTCTTTAATGTCTTCATTAACTCTATAATgcaatatgtaaaaaatttgctcaattcaatttatttaaaaagaaataattacacTCTTTTTATCGcatttattttacacaaaaaactTGCTTACgatcaaaaaacttttgaaattgcGCCTGCgtaatttctttgttaaaagtGACGTCGACGTTATTAACACTAACTGTTTTTCCATTGAGATTCAGATGCGATAGTAAAGGTATCAGTTCTTTATATAGGTCACCCGTTTTTTTAGCCATTTTAATCATGATATCAGCAACTTCTTTGTCAGCAATTTCAACAACTCTAACAAGAGAGTCAGAAGCTGCTTGAAAGCTAGAActtatctataataaaataaatacaatcatTTTTCCACCAATAGTTTTGACTTAAAGGGTGTAAACTTCTATAATAAAATTGGTTTACCAAACTTTCtaaacttgaaaatatattgttgaaaactttctaaaaaaatcctAAATCTACTTACGGGTTGTTGGTCATTTTGAGGAAAAGCAGTCGTGTGTAAAAAAATTCCAAGTATAACAACTACAGCCAGCATCTAGAAAATAATATTGACAAAGTATTTTTCTGTAAACACCAAATAgttaatttatcaatatatgAATTGTGCATTTATAAGAGTTGTCTCATAGTTCATTGCTAAAGTTTATTAATGGAAATATAGCAAAATACTTATAGAATGATTATTTATCATGcgaattttaaaaagaaaaaagaaaaaaatacaatttaccTTTGTTATGAAGTAGTTCACCTTGCAATCAACTCAATGTTCAACACGAATTATGCAGgtacaatatatttaatactaaaaagttttaatttatattggtTGTACCAAGGAGAGAATTATAACTGTTTGATCAGTGTAACCAGATGGAAGTGTTGAGTTTGCCAGATGGAGGTATCGAGTTTTTAACTGCGACAAGTTATgtttaataagatattttagaaagtttgtgttcaaaaacaatgatttaatgttttaaaacatttttgcttaCGATTCGAAACTTTTGATTTTAGGAAAATTCCGAGTTCTTGTAAgaatatatttgaattttttttatttaactttattgattttgtaattatttttgtgcacttatttcaaaattgtttacCCAGCATAACGAagacaaacatttatttaaccaGTCTTCTCTTAAAAAATGATACGTAAAAGTTATTACGCAATTGACACatgaaatatgaaaattaatacgcacacacacacgcgcacacacacacacacacacacatatatatatatatatatatatatataaataatatatgccATAAAAACTGAGAACCCAATTTCAATTAGATATATACAgattagatatatatagatagattcAATTATATTATACAGTTGTGGACAAAATAATAGTAGTGGCTAGTAAAACAATGATTTgtgataataattttatgtatatttaaatataaattaataaatttaggcATAACAGTAATACAAACACTGAATAATGAAATGGGAGTAAAAAATGTTGGCAACACTGTTCAAATTACTTTAGGGAAGTCCCgaattttatatacaaacatatcgAGATTTGTAGGTTAAAATAACATATCTGTTGTTTtctatcaatttatttatattagctTTTTGTTAATTTGGTTTTAGTAAGACTAATTAAAGGTAAGATTAATTTTAGTGTTagtttaatgaaatatataaaagagtcgtataaatttattttataaatagaaattatGGGTCGTGCAAAGCATTGTAGTTCAGAAAAGAGAcaactaattattaaattaaaacaagaatGGAAAACATACAAATTTATTCAAGAGACATTAAGTTATTCTCTTATGATGATTAGAAATGCTCTAAAATGGAAAAATGTAGGCGAAACAAGGGACCGAAAACAAAAAACGACTGAACATGAAGACAGATTGATAAAACGTGCTGCTGTAGCCGATCCTTTTGTAACTTCCCGCCATTTTAaagaagatttaaatttaagcGTTTCTCGTTAAGCGAGAACAGTAT containing:
- the LOC124819281 gene encoding uncharacterized protein LOC124819281 isoform X3; translation: MLAVVVILGIFLHTTAFPQNDQQPISSSFQAASDSLVRVVEIADKEVADIMIKMAKKTGDLYKELIPLLSHLNLNGKTVSVNNVDVTFNKEITQAQFQKFFDQLMKTLKSLENLQVADTIDFVDLAKKVQEGFLKAIATPFSYSDASWLETKNKILDAFKNANAIVRNSVVQLLDRYHNRLDLLADKLGELINLLPINTEVWINIRNKVHNIIDKLKNKITPAAISKIESAEKTAELDFTSAIVEINKDQPIVKRAISDIWAKVQSAVGKLGGAIKDATMKVIEQTKPQVMDALQNLKRIVIDAAKNIVIEVSGAIVKVIVGELTALSD